One stretch of Monomorium pharaonis isolate MP-MQ-018 chromosome 10, ASM1337386v2, whole genome shotgun sequence DNA includes these proteins:
- the LOC105830315 gene encoding 40S ribosomal protein S13, protein MGRMHSHGKGISQSALPYRRSVPTWLKLTPEDCKELIYKLAKKGHTPSQIGVILRDSHGVAQVRFRTGNKILRIVKSMGLAPDLPEDLYYLIKKAVAVRKHLERNRKDKDSKFRLILVESRIHRLARYYKAKGSLPPNWKYESSTASALVA, encoded by the exons ATGGGTCGTATGCACTCGCATGG aaagggtATATCCCAGTCAGCGCTTCCTTATCGGCGAAGTGTGCCAACTTGGTTGAAGCTGACACCGGAAGATTGTAAGGAGCTTATCTACAAGCTAGCAAAGAAAGGACACACACCATCTCAAATTG GTGTCATACTTCGTGACTCGCACGGAGTGGCGCAAGTGCGATTCCGCACGGGAAATAAGATTCTGCGCATCGTAAAGAGCATGGGCTTGGCCCCTGATCTACCAGAGGATCTATACTATCTGATCAAAAAAGCTGTTGCCGTGCGGAAGCACTTGGAGCGAAATCGCAAAGATAAGGACAGCAAATTCCGTTTGATTCTCGTCGAGTCGAGAATTCACAGGCTGGCGCGTTATTACAAAGCAAAGGGATCTCTGCCGCCGAATTGGAAATACGAGAGTTCAACGGCTAGCGCTCTCGTAGcctaa
- the LOC105830298 gene encoding serine/arginine repetitive matrix protein 2 produces MSSDSDNACSIRHHTHKRRKIVISDSSDSSDESIIVHTRRKKKILRVVSEGESSSDDSDVPKPVIRRQNHRVISEDESNYNSSAEGSKQSTASDSSSTSSEWQSDWTSSSDESNEDTKKYSTKRKILSKTKSENAEKPGSSSSSINVNANSSDSDDQSEKCPICLLPFRKQQIGTPSACDHSFCLECLVEWSKNINTCPVDRITFTTIAVKEHFDGKVLNQLPVEAVPRLENPVLDDPTFCEICHQSDREDRMLLCDSCDRGYHMECLTPPMTTVPIEEWYCPTCTRNSHSNNSTRSYLSSFVPTLITTGRNPSQLLRDIRRDFNIFRNIIPHVNDRTYVPARRNRRMHEPMDVIEQFIDPNQPSTSSGLDSIGDNSRSRSPNTSLEGNASSSRSKMKSKIKTKTVKKKKKKITKNSKKSGGSNLVREVRIKEFNNDGEEEEIVTYVKVASATSRRKCKKRTKKTRKRRKHKRRVRTEASVLTSTQTVKRRLASTLGIKKSKVPQLVPTMKNSISIPERSILTNSRYSAGIPQVSLFGNNLGLDYSPPGSDDDNEYSIGVGNGPLINIRQRRSAVPSLRHRAVLKSIVNPINEMANTDGLPDLLSSIMRSQELLHSTKKKNDVILKADGTLLVNNPEKENKHSINNNDSPKKEKKRDEGKEVTRREEPILEETVDTPLDLSNVNSNDITQAPMYNNPCGGSGGSTGRGNFRGRHGGQTYGRDSLPPGGRHNYSGGNGSGGGGGGGGPRDNFGNRDFGPPPFFNPNFEHCGGPPMFGAHAPPPPFRSRNPQHFRNERLRFPPPPPFGERPFNYTTDGSGGLEQRPPFPHVTDRFPRPLRPPPLGIPPPGGTSVPPPNVSDPMNIQQSMHVHNSLPPVNLPEDMTRNYQPPPEQNDRVMPDPVTVSPVIASPAAASPATRQDNDDCDIYCDIEPPSKPDCDAPEELQNNSSMVLLPPPEPPSGLLDFEENSRSDKDDSEQELVIDDSHKEDTSRDLTASGDKYDPFTADSDSNDDAAVSSTKTGAMEKAELSQKSVDIPMPIAPPLVTTAPAYPSMSVTAATLISSREHSQQPIRLTAYDDDDDNDSQSDCPNFSIYSSQTMDVARHTEQELSQQIGPLQPPPLPPSIPDDDDIIVGDIQACDLPDVPPEPADPYLEALQKERQALSKIPPKKISHDSHRGKITFKIGNKLRLNNRLSGLHSDDHSQNTSFLQKKTVTAPPSSDKQQQERDGDKSVSSSKSEMESTARSSLPLNQLTKIGPQLPEEKEEQEDEKKNTELVPTSPKEKEPLKVANRRESKEFRSENSSDEEAAKVDERHTDTSSKEEEDSEREVLPLMVTNATPHENVPESAVSSSFGVLDTARLSPRKLDSSELSIECSSEDLDGGSDPVSKTTALSRLKIGLQDEMRAREWESSSDNDERSSGSRKLAKVEQSDDKDDDKTLSSDNDDLNLSDQRHEKESFSTVDDDVEQFPIEKDKLEDEPPVPTTSIDNNWESDGAYTPCKDELPVREDESRQAERCMVPFETDLEPITPTKDKTNDDLDCRSLTGYAELGTEAISETDEAINFEEELIALALRKEKEMEDGEILDESKLDAKEREKLREDKEDDSKRRKKRDKKEKNKESTEKNKENISSDNLVSWKKLSKSTKDRSYRDKDRRSKSKDKERDKSSKRKAKEVSKKKERRKELPRYDVRKIVAEKPIRVRKDEYGRDIREKSRSRSRSRSSNKIQMSSKDRRSPSYSRGRSRSRSRLRLSWSRDRGPSYSKSYRSNSRKRSSSRIRRKSRRRSVSRLSRRHSVSRRRSQSQSRKRRSLSPRRRSRRSLSRSRDKRKDKTKKYKSRSRSRNHKRSRSKSLKRTASKTRERKHSKRNPHSRSRSKNRSISQERDRNRNWDQGLNEKSVEQEQQQQQQQPQQQPFPRERDERSWSAQWTPSWSRSRSKTPPHIQPEPIGSRNWSPPSVLDSVSPKNLTVILTNKEAIKKKKKERRKESRKSKEAEKRRKSKRNRTPPPSKEVFASGDNILVSVCFNKDNETNLAMPELPPTIPLSPPIKRRRRESVQTTEPAPGPAKRSKKEKSKDKRSKSPKVKKDKKKKSKAAEIAATKKPVAVIDLDQSPFREQTPSPRDVIVLSDDDDKQATTYAQETLAASPEQCPPREASPPREQFVSQGPKTPPEPQIKFSINKQPSNLRPSLINPLLEEEEEEEEEEEEEEEEEEEEMMDERAEEELEMRAQEELELRLKIGPNTPPEPPTSPPTSPDAYDPFDPTKSRSPTPDASQEATPNDERDRAQRNSPGRKHDGATDTTLPLDEPSQQQEQPSTQEKPIEKPKIISIVTIKRPSPQRDVSASPVQESQTDIAQSCSGNSPPKPQQNPQNVQSTANPFSTINPVLATVAAAVQRSFNVSTPNTAQRTLLQPNRISPSNQIKQRTNDRPQLPNIFANSAKSSTIARSSKPTQGKNSSAVGQNGNDATIDMTNENVDMSSPYSPGSTLSDGLFDPPSPTNFNNSPVANAPPAAAKIGTPKVNKSTEKKDPFDALFGGILPPVKTATTKNRSKKVAKDKKKSTNPKVGVRMDENQLQILDDLPSSAVEMQVKDKFLKKLNRQERVVEEVKLVLKPHYTKKHITKEEYKDIMRKAVPKICHNKTGEINPKKIAHLIEAYVKKCRSNKKKTSSAAKITKPAKTLWS; encoded by the exons ATGTCAAGCGACAGCGATAATGCATGTTCGATACGTCATCATACTCACAAGCGCAGGAAGATTGTCATAAGCGACAGCAGTGATAGCAGCGATGAATCTATTATTGTACACACTCgaaggaagaagaaaataCTT AGGGTGGTTAGCGAGGGTGAGAGTAGCAGCGATGATAGTGATGTACCTAAACCTGTGATTAGACGACAAAACCAT aGAGTTATTAGTGAGGATGAATCTAATTACAATAGTAGCGCCGAGGGAAGCAAGCAGTCCACTGCAAGcg ACAGCAGTAGCACGTCGTCCGAGTGGCAGAGCGATTGGACTAGTTCTTCTGATGAGTCAAACGAGGATACTAAGAAATATAGCACTAAGCGTAAGATCTTGTCTAAGACCAAGAGTGAGAATGCCGAAAAACCTGGTTCCTCCTCTTCATCAATCAATGTCAACGCTAACAGCAGCGACAGCGACGATCAGTCGGAAAAGTGTCCTATATGTCTGTTACCATTTAGAAAACAACAAATTGGTACCCCATCTGCGTGCGATCACAGCTTCTGCTTAGAATGTTTGGTAGAATGGAGCAAAAACATTAACACTTGCCCTGTGGATCGCATAACCTTTACTACGATTGCTGTTAAAGAGCATTTTGACGGCAAG GTCTTAAATCAATTGCCGGTAGAAGCCGTGCCGCGTCTTGAAAATCCAGTGCTAGACGATCCGACATTTTGCGAGATATGTCATCAAAGTGATAGGGAAGATCGAATGTTACTTTGCGACAGTTGCGATCGCGGCTATCATATGGAATGTTTAACACCACCGATGACCACAGTTCCTATTGAGGAGTGGTATTGTCCAACGTGTACCCGAAATTCACATTCAAACAACTCGACTAGATCG TATTTGTCGAGTTTTGTGCCAACTCTTATAACAACTGGGAGAAATCCTAGTCAACTGCTCCGTGACATAAGAAGGGATTTCAACATATTCCGTAATATAATTCCTCATGTCAACGATCGTACATACGTACCTGCCAGACGCAATCGCAGAATGCACGAGCCAATGGACGTTATCGAGCAATTTATTGATCCAAATCAGCCGTCTACCTCGTCCGGCCTTGATTCGATCGGTGACAATAGTCGAAGTCGTTCCCCGAACACCAGCTTGGAAGGCAACGCCTCCTCCTCGCGCTCTAAAATGAAGTCTAAAATTAAAACCAAAACggtaaagaagaaaaagaaaaagatcacAAAGAACTCGAAGAAGAGCGGCGGCAGTAATCTAGTTCGTGAGGTACGAATCAAAGAATTCAACAACGATGGCGAAGAGGAAGAGATAGTGACATATGTCAAAGTCGCATCAGCTACGTCGAGGAGGAAGTGTAAGAAAAGAACAAAGAAAACGCGCAAG AGGAGAAAACACAAACGACGTGTGCGCACTGAAGCATCTGTGCTGACTAGCACACAAACGGTAAAAAGGAGACTGGCCTCTACACTTGGTATAAAGAAGTCGAAGGTGCCACAGCTTGTACCTACCATGAAAAATAGCATCTCTATTCCTGAAAGAAGTATTCTCACGAACTCCCGATACAGCGCCGGTATACCTCAAGTCAGTCTTTTTGGAAATAATCTGGGATTAGATTATAGCCCACCTGG ATCGGACGACGACAATGAATACTCCATTGGGGTCGGAAATGGTCCTCTGATAAATATACGACAACGACGATCGGCGGTACCGTCACTCAGACACCGTGCCGTCTTAAAAAGTATCGTCAATCCGATCAACGAAATGGCCAATACTGACGGACTACCAGATCTACTGAGCAGCATAATGAGGAGTCAAGAGCTTTTGCACTCAACTAAGAAGAAAAACGACGTGATTCTAAAAGCTGACGGCACGCTGCTAGTGAACAATCCTGAAAAGGAGAACAAGCACAGTATCAACAATAATGATAGTccgaaaaaggagaaaaagcgGGACGAGGGGAAGGAAGTCACGCGACGCGAGGAGCCGATCCTGGAGGAGACCGTCGATACGCCGTTGGATTTGTCTAATGTCAATTCCAACGACATCACACAGGCGCCAATGTACAACAATCCCTGCGGCGGAAGTGGCGGTAGTACTGGCCGAGGCAATTTTCGCGGCCGACACGGGGGCCAGACCTACGGCCGGGACTCCCTGCCGCCGGGTGGCCGGCATAACTATAGCGGCGGGAATGGtagcggcggtggcggcggtggtggtggtccGCGGGACAACTTCGGGAATCGCGACTTTGGTCCACCGCCATTTTTTAATCCGAATTTCGAACACTGTGGCGGACCACCCATGTTCGGCGCCCACGCGCCACCACCACCGTTCCGCAGTCGCAATCCTCAGCATTTCCGCAACGAACGATTGCGCTtcccgccgccaccgccgttCGGCGAACGACCGTTCAATTATACTACAGATGGCAGTGGCGGTCTCGAGCAGAGACCGCCGTTCCCACACGTGACGGATCGATTTCCTAGACCACTCAGGCCACCTCCATTAGGCATACCACCTCCCGGTGGTACGTCCGTCCCGCCGCCAAATGTATCGGATCCCATGAACATACAGCAGTCGATGCACGTGCACAACAGTTTACCTCCGGTCAACTTGCCGGAAGATATGACACGGAACTATCAACCGCCGCCTGAGCAAAACGATCGCGTCATGCCGGATCCCGTAACCGTGTCACCTGTAATCGCGTCACCCGCAGCTGCGTCGCCCGCTACGCGACAGGACAACGATGATTGCGATATATATTGCGACATTGAACCACCGTCCAAGCCCGACTGCGACGCACCGGAGGAACTTCAGAACAATAGCTCGATGGTCCTGTTGCCGCCACCGGAGCCGCCGTCTGGTTTGCTGGACTTCGAGGAAAACTCAAGAAGTGACAAGGATGATAGCGAGCAGGAATTGGTGATCGACGACAGCCACAAGGAGGACACATCGAGAGATTTGACTGCAAGTGGCGACAAGTACGATCCGTTCACGGCTGACAGCGATAGCAACGATGACGCTGCCGTCTCTTCGACGAAGACCGGAGCGATGGAGAAGGCGGAACTGTCACAAAAGAGCGTGGACATACCTATGCCGATCGCGCCGCCGTTGGTCACCACTGCGCCTGCTTATCCTTCGATGTCGGTGACTGCCGCGACACTAATTTCGAGCAGAGAGCACTCGCAGCAGCCTATTCGGTTGACCGCGTACGACGATGATGACGACAATGATTCGCAGTCGGACTGCCCGAACTTCTCCATCTACTCGTCGCAGACCATGGACGTGGCCAGGCATACGGAACAGGAATTGTCTCAGCAAATCGGACCGCTACAGCCGCCGCCATTACCGCCCAGTATCCCCGATGACGACGACATTATCGTTGGAGATATTCAAGCCTGCGATCTGCCGGACGTGCCGCCCGAGCCGGCCGATCCCTATCTCGAGGCATTGCAGAAGGAACGGCAAGCCTTAAGCAAGATACCACCGAAGAAGATCTCGCACGATTCGCATCGCGGTAAGATCACTTTCAAGATCGGTAACAAACTGAGGCTCAACAATCGTCTGAGCGGCTTGCACTCGGACGATCATTCGCAGAATACGAGCTTTCTTCAGAAAAAAACTGTGACGGCACCGCCATCGAGCGACAAACAACAGCAGGAGCGAGACGGCGACAAGAGTGTCAGCTCGTCGAAATCAGAGATGGAATCCACAGCACGATCGTCGTTACCGTTGAATCAGCTGACGAAAATAGGACCACAACTTCCCGAGGAAAAAGAGGAACAAGAAGACGAAAAGAAGAATACGGAGCTGGTTCCGACGAGCCCGAAAGAAAAAGAACCGCTTAAAGTCGCTAATCGTCGCGAAAGCAAAGAGTTCCGTTCGGAGAACTCGTCGGACGAGGAAGCCGCGAAGGTAGACGAGAGGCACACTGACACTTCATCCAAGGAAGAGGAAGACAGCGAACGGGAAGTATTACCATTAATGGTGACAAATGCGACGCCGCACGAGAACGTCCCGGAAAGTGCGGTGTCTTCGTCGTTCGGTGTTCTTGACACCGCGCGGCTATCACCGAGAAAATTGGATAGCAGCGAACTGAGTATAGAGTGTAGCTCGGAAGACTTGGATGGTGGCAGTGACCCGGTGAGTAAGACAACTGCGTTGTCGCGCTTGAAGATTGGATTGCAAGACGAGATGAGGGCGCGAGAGTGGGAATCGAGCAGCGATAATGACGAGCGTTCATCGGGCAGTCGTAAACTCGCCAAGGTGGAGCAAAGTGACGACAAAGATGATGACAAAACATTGTCGAGCGACAACGACGATCTAAATTTGTCAGATCAGCGGCACGAGAAGGAGAGCTTTTCGACAGTGGACGATGATGTGGAGCAATTCCCGATCGAGAAGGACAAGCTGGAGGACGAGCCGCCCGTGCCTACAACTTCTATCGACAATAATTGGGAGTCGGATGGCGCTTATACACCCTGTAAGGACGAGTTGCCCGTGAGGGAGGACGAGAGTAGGCAGGCAGAGCGATGCATGGTTCCTTTCGAAACCGACTTGGAGCCTATCACACCGACAAAAGACAAGACGAATGATGATCTGGACTGCCGGTCACTCACCGGTTACGCTGAACTGGGCACCGAGGCTATCTCAGAGACTGACGAAGCGATAAATTTTGAGGAGGAACTCATCGCGTTAGCATtacgaaaagagaaagagatggaGGACGGTGAAATATTAGACGAGAGCAAACTGGACGCGAAAGAGCGTGAAAAATTGAGGGAGGATAAAGAGGATGACAgcaagaggaggaagaagagagataagaaagagaagaataaGGAGAGCACGGAAAAGAACAAGGAGAACATTTCGTCGGACAACCTGGTCTCGTGGAAGAAACTTTCAAAGAGTACGAAAGATAGATCGTATCGCGACAAGGACAGACGGTCCAAATCGAAGGACAAGGAGAGAGATAAGTCGTCTAAGAGGAAGGCGAAGGAAGTCAgtaagaaaaaggaaaggagAAAAGAGCTGCCGCGATACGACGTGAGGAAAATTGTAGCCGAGAAGCCGATCCGGGTGAGGAAGGACGAGTATGGTCGGGATATCAGGGAAAAATCGCGAAGCAGGTCGCGAAGTCGTTCGTCGAACAAGATTCAGATGAGCTCGAAGGATCGACGGAGTCCATCGTACTCGAGAGGACGGTCGAGAAGCAGATCTCGTCTACGGTTATCCTGGTCAAGAGATCGCGGCCCATCGTACTCCAAGTCGTATCGTTCCAATTCGCGCAAGAGATCGTCATCCCGTATCAGACGCAAATCGCGAAGACGATCCGTATCGCGTTTGTCGAGGCGGCATTCTGTTTCTCGCAGACGATCGCAATCGCAGTCGCGTAAGCGGCGATCGCTGTCACCCAGACGACGTAGCAGGCGATCGCTGTCGAGGTCGCGCGACAAGCGAAAGGATAAGACGAAGAAGTACAAGTCGCGCAGTCGTTCGAGGAATCATAAGCGATCGCGCAGTAAATCACTGAAGAGAACAGCGTCCAAGACTCGCGAAAGGAAGCACAGCAAGAGAAACCCACACAGTCGATCACGATCGAAGAATAGATCAATTTCACAAGAGCGGGATCGTAACAGGAACTGGGATCAAGGACTGAACGAGAAGAGCGTAGAGCAggagcagcaacaacaacaacagcagccGCAACAGCAGCCCTTCCCGCGCGAGCGTGATGAGCGTTCATGGAGCGCGCAATGGACGCCGTCTTGGTCGCGTTCGAGATCGAAGACCCCGCCGCACATTCAGCCGGAACCAATCGGCTCGAGAAATTGGTCGCCACCGTCCGTGCTGGACAGCGTGTCGCCAAAGAATTTGACTGTTATACTGACCAACAAGGAAGCgattaaaaagaagaagaaggaacGCCGAAAGGAGAGTCGGAAGTCCAAGGAGGCTGAGAAACGGCGGAAGAGCAAGCGCAATAGAACACCGCCGCCGTCCAAAGAGGTGTTTGCCAGCGGTGACAACATATTAGTCAGCGTCTGCTTCAACAAGGATAACGAGACGAATCTAGCTATGCCGGAGTTGCCACCGACTATACCGCTCTCACCGCCGATAAAACGCCGACGAAGAGAATCAGTTCAGACGACGGAGCCGGCACCAGGACCTGCGAAGCGATCGAAAAAGGAGAAATCAAAGGACAAGCGGTCGAAGTCACCGAAGGTGAAGAaggataagaaaaagaaatcaaaagCGGCAGAAATTGCAGCAACGAAGAAGCCCGTAGCTGTGATCGATCTGGATCAATCGCCGTTCCGCGAGCAAACGCCCTCGCCCCGCGATGTAATAGTGCtcagcgacgacgacgacaagcAGGCGACGACATATGCGCAGGAGACGCTCGCCGCGTCGCCGGAGCAGTGTCCGCCGCGTGAGGCATCACCGCCGCGCGAGCAATTCGTCTCGCAGGGTCCGAAGACTCCACCAGAGCCACAAATCAAATTCTCGATAAACAAGCAGCCGAGTAATCTCAGACCGTCTCTGATCAATCCGCTGttggaggaagaagaggaggaggaggaggaggaagaagaggaggaggaggaggaggaggaggagatgATGGACGAACGTGCCGAGGAGGAGCTCGAAATGCGAGCCCAAGAAGAGCTAGAGCTACGTCTCAAGATTGGCCCTAACACACCTCCTGAACCGCCAACCTCTCCTCCAACCTCGCCAGACGCTTATGATCCCTTTGATCCGACTAAATCTCGCTCACCGACGCCGGACGCGAGCCAGGAGGCTACACCGAACGACGAGCGTGACCGAGCGCAGCGCAACTCGCCCGGAAGGAAACACGACGGAGCCACGGATACCACGTTGCCATTGGACGAGCCCAGCCAGCAGCAGGAACAACCCAGCACTCAGGAGAAGCCGATAGAGAAGCCAAAGATAATATCGATAGTGACCATTAAAAGACCGTCGCCGCAAAGAGACGTCTCCGCGTCTCCCGTGCAGGAGAGCCAGACCGACATAGCCCAGTCGTGCAGTGGTAACAGTCCACCCAAGCCACAACAGAATCCACAGAATGTACAATCGACCGCCAATCCGTTCAGCACTATCAATCCCGTCCTGGCGACGGTGGCGGCCGCGGTGCAAAGAAGCTTCAACGTCAGTACGCCCAATACCGCGCAAAGAACGCTGTTGCAG CCTAATCGCATCTCGCCGAGCAATCAGATAAAGCAACGTACAAACGACAGACCGCAGCTTCCTAATATATTTGCGAATTCCGCAAAATCGTCCACCATAGCGCGATCTTCCAAACCCACCCAGGGTAAAAATAGTTCAGCGGTAGGGCAAAACGGTAATGACGCGACTATAGACATGACGAACGAGAACGTCGACATGTCGTCCCCTTATTCACCGGGATCGACCCTGAGTGATGGTCTGTTCGATCCGCCTAGTCCCACTAATTTCAATAACTCACCCGTTGCAAATGCACCCCCTGCCGCTGCTAAAATTGGTACGCCAAAAGTTAACAAGAGCACGGAGAAGAAAGATCCATTCGACGCGCTATTTGGTGGAATACTGCCGCCTGTTAAGACTGCCACAACCAAAAATCGGAGTAAAAAGGTCGCcaaggataaaaaaaagt CTACCAATCCTAAAGTTGGCGTACGTATGGATGAAAATCAACTTCAAATCCTGGATGATCTTCCGAGCTCTGCTGTAGAAATGCAAGTTAAAGACAAG TTTCTTAAGAAACTAAACCGACAGGAGAGAGTCGTGGAGGAAGTAAAATTAGTTCTCAAACCCCATTATACCAAAAAGCACATCACAAAAGAAGAATACAAAGATATTATGCGCAAAGCAGTACCCAAG ATATGCCATAATAAAACGGGCGAAATTAATCCTAAAAAAATAGCTCATTTAATAGAAGCGTACGTGAAGAAATGTCGGAGCAATAAGAAGAAAACTTCTTCAGCTGCCAAGATAACGAAACCCGC GAAGACTCTATGGAGTTGA
- the LOC105830324 gene encoding CCA tRNA nucleotidyltransferase 1, mitochondrial, whose product MLNALTLRTTNLLRREIFSVWRFEVTRAAHSKVWKRVRMGDAPLSRVDPVVTTLDSQEFQSVFTPELRTLVDLFKKHNYELRIAGGAVRDILMGKKPKDLDFATDATPQQMKEMFTQEEIRMINEKGEKHGTITARINDAENFEITTLRIDVLTDGRHAQVEFTKDWKLDANRRDLTINSMFLDLDGRVYDYFYGYDDLKNKRIVFVGDASIRIREDYLRILRYFRFYGRIMDNPDQHDETTIKALRENIDGLQQISGERIWSEWSKILTGNFALELTLKLLECGAGKYIGLPEQPDVENFRNVSRRAQSNNVTLKPISLIVSMLKDEYDVIKLHERLKLSNSDRDLALFLVQHREYKPCENPLRPYQKLVLLQTAKKHDILQAYTKELLKYNGAMQLLDEFERWTIPRFPVNGGMLMEHVSIQKMTGSVLIELKRIWIDADFKLTSEQLMEYVPRIVSELEEKHQTLVAERKKRLKKVK is encoded by the exons ATGTTAAATGCATTGACACTACGAACGACAAATCTCCTTCGTCGCGAGATCTTTAGC GTGTGGAGGTTCGAGGTAACGAGGGCGGCGCATTCGAAGGTCTGGAAGCGGGTCAGGATGGGTGACGCGCCGTTGTCGCGCGTTGACCCGGTCGTCACGACGCTAGACAGCCAGGAGTTCCAGTCGGTCTTCACCCCGGAGCTACGGACCCTCGTGGATCTGTTCAAGAAACACAACTACGAACTAAGGATTGCCGGCGGCGCAGTACGCGACATCCTGATGGGCAAGAAGCCCAAGGACCTCGACTTCGCGACCGACGCTACGCCACAGCAGATGAAGGAGATGTTCACGCAGGAGGAGATCAGGATGATTAACGAAAAGGGCGAGAAGCACGGGACAATCACTGCAAGGATAAACGACGCAGAGAACTTCGAGATTACCACGTTGAGGATCGACGTGCTGACAGACGGTCGGCACGCGCAGGTAGAGTTCACGAAGGACTGGAAGCTGGACGCCAACAGGAGAGACTTGACCATTAATTCCATGTTCCTAGACCTCGACGGCAGGGTGTACGATTATTTCTATGGTTATGATGACCTGAAGAACAAGAGGATAGTTTTTGTAGGCGATGCTAGTATTAGGATACGCGAAGATTATCTTCGAATCTTAAG GTATTTTCGTTTCTATGGAAGAATAATGGACAATCCAGATCAGCATGATGAGACTACGATAAAGGCGCTGAGGGAGAACATCGACGGCCTACAACAGATATCTGGCGAAAGGATTTGGAGCGAATGGAGCAAGATCCTGACCGGCAATTTCGCCCTGGAGTTGACGTTGAAGCTGCTCGAGTGCGGCGCTGGCAAGTACATCGGTCTACCTGAGCAACCCGACGTGGAGAACTTTCGAAATGTTTCTCGGCGCGCGCAATCCAATAACGTGACCTTAAAGCCCATATCCTTGATCGTGTCGATGTTGAAGGACGAATACGATGTGATAAAGTTACACGAGAGACTGAAATTGTCCAATTCCGACAGGGATCTAGCACTTTTCCTGGTTCAGCACAGGGAGTATAAGCCATGCGAGAACCCATTGAGGCCTTATCAGAAACTGGTCCTCCTTCAGACGGCGAAGAAGCACGATATCCTTCAAGCTTATACGAAGGAGCTGCTCAAATACAACGGTGCAATGCAACTTTTAGATGAATTCGAACGATGGACAATACCAAGATTTCCCGTCAATGGTGGTATGCTAATGGAACACGTATCGATACAAAAGATGACTGGATCagttttaattgaattgaaaaGAATATGGATTGACGCGGACTTTAAGCTTACCAGCGAGCAACTTATGGAATATGTGCCGAGAATAGTTAGTGAATTAGAAGAGAAACATCAGACGCTAGTTGCAGAGCGGAAAAAAAGGTTGAAGAAAGTgaagtaa